The Peribacillus sp. FSL E2-0218 genome contains a region encoding:
- the panD gene encoding aspartate 1-decarboxylase, giving the protein MFRTMMNGKIHRARVTEANLNYVGSITIDEDIIDAVGILPNEKVAIVNNNNGARLETYVIAGERGSGVVCLNGAAARLVQPDDIVIILSYVLVAEEKLKDHKPKVAIMNEENKIIELISNEPAATIM; this is encoded by the coding sequence ATGTTTCGAACGATGATGAATGGGAAAATCCACCGTGCAAGGGTGACCGAAGCGAATTTGAATTATGTAGGCAGCATTACAATCGATGAAGATATCATTGATGCGGTAGGGATCCTCCCTAATGAAAAGGTTGCCATCGTGAATAATAACAATGGAGCAAGACTTGAAACATACGTAATTGCGGGCGAAAGGGGAAGTGGTGTCGTTTGCTTGAACGGGGCTGCAGCAAGACTTGTCCAGCCGGATGATATCGTGATCATCCTATCTTATGTCCTGGTCGCTGAAGAGAAGCTTAAAGACCACAAGCCAAAGGTAGCGATCATGAATGAAGAAAACAAAATAATCGAATTGATCTCCAACGAACCTGCAGCTACAATCATGTAA
- the panC gene encoding pantoate--beta-alanine ligase, with the protein MRTFTSAGELQQVLREQKSNQKSIGYVATMGYLHEGHATLMEKARKENDIVVLSIFVNPLQFGPNEDFETYPRDLERDENVAANAGVDYLFYPTVQEMYGEEPSVKVVVQSRTDCLCGRKRPGHFDGVATVLTKFFNIILPDRAYFGKKDAQQVAVIDGLIKDFNFPIELVAVDTVREEDGLAKSSRNVYLSDGERMEAKELNQSLLKAAEAIDSGERNAAAVTALVRKHIEAHTHGLIDYIEIYQYPALKPLETLSGNIILALAVKFKHARLIDNITINIK; encoded by the coding sequence ATGAGAACTTTTACATCAGCAGGGGAATTGCAGCAGGTGCTCCGCGAACAAAAAAGCAACCAGAAAAGTATCGGCTATGTAGCGACGATGGGGTACTTACATGAAGGGCATGCCACCCTTATGGAAAAGGCAAGGAAAGAAAATGATATCGTCGTTTTAAGTATATTCGTCAATCCTTTGCAATTTGGGCCGAATGAGGACTTTGAAACATATCCGCGTGATTTGGAACGTGATGAAAACGTTGCTGCGAATGCAGGTGTGGATTATCTCTTCTATCCTACCGTCCAGGAGATGTACGGTGAGGAACCTTCGGTGAAGGTAGTGGTCCAAAGCAGGACGGATTGCCTTTGCGGCAGGAAAAGACCAGGCCATTTCGATGGGGTGGCGACAGTCCTAACGAAGTTTTTCAATATCATCCTTCCCGATCGAGCCTACTTCGGCAAGAAGGATGCCCAGCAAGTCGCGGTGATAGATGGTTTGATCAAGGATTTTAATTTCCCGATAGAGCTTGTCGCCGTAGATACCGTTCGTGAAGAAGACGGTTTGGCGAAAAGCTCGAGAAATGTCTATCTTTCAGATGGGGAGCGCATGGAAGCTAAAGAGTTGAATCAAAGCTTATTGAAAGCGGCGGAGGCCATTGATTCAGGTGAAAGGAATGCTGCAGCTGTCACGGCACTGGTAAGGAAGCATATCGAAGCCCACACGCATGGATTGATCGACTATATTGAGATCTATCAATATCCGGCGCTTAAACCGCTTGAAACGCTTTCGGGAAACATCATCCTTGCACTTGCCGTTAAATTCAAGCATGCTCGGCTTATTGATAATATTACGATTAACATTAAATAA
- the panB gene encoding 3-methyl-2-oxobutanoate hydroxymethyltransferase, with amino-acid sequence MKLSGDFLKMKLNQEKIVMLTAYDYPSAKLAEQAGVDMILVGDSLGMVVLGYESTIPVTVNDMIHHTKAVKRGAPNTFVVTDMPFMSYHLSMDETLKNAARIMQEGHADAVKLEGADEVVEKIAALTKAGIPVVAHLGLTPQSVGVLGGYKVQGKDAEAAAQLVEDAKRCEAAGAMAIVFECVPYQVGELVTHHLGIPTIGIGAGADTDGQVLVYHDVIKYGVDRVAKFVKVYGDANELIGQSLTNYVAEVKANQFPSQEHTFTMKEEELTELYGGKR; translated from the coding sequence ATGAAATTGTCCGGAGATTTTTTGAAAATGAAACTAAATCAAGAGAAGATCGTCATGCTGACGGCTTATGATTACCCATCCGCAAAATTAGCCGAACAAGCAGGAGTGGATATGATATTGGTGGGCGATTCTTTAGGAATGGTCGTATTGGGATATGAGTCGACGATTCCTGTAACGGTGAATGATATGATTCATCACACCAAGGCCGTAAAACGCGGGGCGCCGAATACTTTTGTCGTTACGGATATGCCCTTCATGAGCTATCATCTTTCAATGGATGAAACACTCAAGAATGCAGCTCGAATCATGCAGGAAGGTCATGCGGATGCCGTGAAGCTTGAAGGGGCAGATGAAGTCGTTGAAAAAATAGCCGCGTTGACGAAGGCAGGCATCCCGGTTGTAGCCCATCTTGGCTTGACCCCTCAATCGGTGGGGGTGCTAGGGGGATACAAAGTACAAGGAAAAGACGCCGAAGCTGCTGCACAGCTTGTGGAGGACGCAAAGAGGTGTGAAGCTGCGGGGGCAATGGCAATAGTATTTGAATGTGTACCATATCAAGTGGGGGAGCTGGTCACGCATCACTTGGGAATACCGACCATCGGGATTGGAGCAGGTGCAGATACGGATGGCCAGGTTCTCGTCTATCATGACGTGATCAAATATGGCGTTGATCGAGTGGCCAAATTCGTCAAAGTATACGGAGATGCGAATGAACTCATAGGGCAATCGCTAACAAACTATGTCGCTGAAGTGAAAGCGAATCAATTCCCGTCCCAAGAACATACATTTACGATGAAGGAAGAGGAGCTTACAGAGCTTTACGGAGGGAAAAGATGA
- a CDS encoding biotin--[acetyl-CoA-carboxylase] ligase, with the protein MQSELRTKLMEALSKADGAFISGQEIAEYIGCSRTAVWKHIEDLRSEGYRVEAIRKKGYRIISAPEKVSESEIQLGLETTTIGKMIHYQETVESTQKIAHQLANEGVQEGTLVVAEEQISGKGRLMRSWHSPKFSGIWMSLILRPKIPVHEAPQLTLLAAVAVAQAIEDTTDLKPQIKWPNDILVNRKKVVGILTEMQAESDRIHSVIIGIGMNINQQLEDFPEELQEKASSLFIESGELISRSTVIQRALLRLEHLYDLYLEEGFKPIKDLWESYAISLGQVIRASTVNDTIVGKALGITDAGVLLLEDEKGTVHSIYSADIEIQ; encoded by the coding sequence ATGCAATCTGAGTTAAGAACAAAGCTGATGGAAGCCCTTTCAAAGGCGGATGGTGCATTTATATCAGGGCAGGAAATTGCCGAATATATTGGCTGTTCACGAACAGCGGTATGGAAGCATATCGAAGATCTGCGCAGTGAAGGATATCGCGTCGAGGCGATTAGAAAAAAAGGCTATCGGATCATATCGGCACCAGAAAAAGTGTCCGAAAGCGAAATACAGCTTGGCTTGGAAACAACGACGATCGGCAAGATGATTCACTATCAGGAGACGGTGGAATCCACACAGAAAATTGCCCATCAACTTGCAAATGAAGGTGTTCAGGAAGGGACATTGGTCGTTGCCGAGGAACAGATATCAGGGAAAGGAAGATTGATGAGATCTTGGCATTCACCAAAATTCAGCGGCATATGGATGAGCCTCATCTTAAGGCCGAAGATCCCGGTTCATGAGGCTCCGCAGTTGACCTTGTTGGCAGCGGTTGCCGTGGCTCAGGCCATAGAGGATACGACTGATTTGAAACCGCAAATAAAATGGCCGAATGACATTTTGGTGAATCGCAAGAAAGTAGTGGGCATCCTGACCGAAATGCAGGCGGAATCGGATAGGATTCATTCTGTCATCATCGGAATTGGAATGAATATTAATCAGCAATTGGAAGACTTTCCCGAAGAGCTGCAGGAAAAGGCTTCTTCGCTTTTCATAGAAAGCGGAGAACTGATTTCAAGGTCGACGGTCATTCAGCGTGCATTATTGCGCTTGGAACATTTATATGATCTCTACCTGGAGGAAGGCTTCAAGCCGATAAAGGATCTGTGGGAAAGTTATGCGATCAGCCTTGGACAGGTTATCAGGGCCAGCACCGTCAACGATACGATCGTCGGAAAAGCATTGGGCATAACCGATGCCGGTGTGTTGCTCCTTGAGGATGAAAAAGGAACCGTTCATTCGATTTATTCGGCAGACATTGAAATTCAGTAG
- a CDS encoding CCA tRNA nucleotidyltransferase — protein MDELFLKSVPILEKIEQAGFEAYFVGGSVRDYILGRAINDVDIATSATPLEIKEVFSNTADIGIDHGTVLAITPSGTYEITTFRTEGGYSDFRRPDSVQFVRSLTEDLQRRDFTMNAIAMDKGGNIIDPFNGRRDLSEQRIITVGNPHERFHEDALRMMRALRFVSQLGFELDHDTFHSLQVNAPIIGKIAVERILVEFEKLMAGTYKKRAIALLLESGLYQYLPQLSDKKDHLKNVLNLPLHHLKAAELWSVIIVETKDDEMEAALRAWKLPLKTIRNIQRIVQLIKQEPSFEKSSFEVFQAGHDLTVQAAKVKASLTGGNVIEAEESGQHQYEALTIKTMSELDVTGTDLVNWRQEKPGPWVKAYLEMIVKAVLDGELRNDKEEIMRWLVKCNLS, from the coding sequence ATGGACGAATTATTCTTAAAATCGGTGCCCATTCTTGAAAAGATTGAACAAGCAGGATTCGAGGCGTATTTCGTTGGTGGCTCTGTAAGGGATTATATTCTAGGCCGTGCAATTAATGATGTGGACATCGCCACTTCCGCGACCCCGCTGGAAATAAAAGAGGTGTTTTCCAATACGGCGGATATCGGGATTGATCACGGTACGGTGCTCGCCATTACGCCGTCAGGTACATATGAAATTACAACATTTAGAACGGAAGGCGGTTATTCGGACTTCCGCAGACCGGATTCCGTCCAATTTGTCCGCTCTTTGACGGAGGATTTACAAAGAAGGGATTTTACGATGAATGCAATCGCCATGGATAAAGGCGGAAATATCATCGATCCTTTCAATGGGAGGCGTGATCTTTCAGAGCAAAGGATCATTACGGTCGGTAACCCGCATGAACGATTTCATGAGGATGCCTTGAGGATGATGCGCGCATTAAGGTTCGTCAGCCAGCTTGGTTTTGAACTGGATCACGACACTTTCCACTCGCTTCAAGTGAATGCCCCCATCATTGGCAAGATTGCAGTCGAAAGGATTCTAGTCGAATTCGAGAAGTTAATGGCCGGCACATATAAGAAGAGGGCAATCGCCCTTTTGTTGGAAAGCGGATTATATCAATACCTGCCCCAGCTCTCGGATAAGAAGGACCATTTAAAGAATGTACTGAACCTGCCGCTTCATCATTTAAAAGCGGCAGAGTTATGGTCCGTGATCATAGTCGAGACAAAGGATGACGAAATGGAAGCGGCGTTAAGGGCATGGAAACTGCCATTGAAAACGATCCGAAACATCCAACGGATTGTACAGCTGATAAAGCAGGAACCGTCTTTTGAAAAATCATCCTTTGAGGTATTCCAAGCCGGGCATGACTTGACTGTACAGGCGGCCAAGGTCAAAGCTTCCCTGACGGGGGGGAATGTCATCGAGGCGGAGGAAAGCGGCCAACATCAGTACGAGGCACTGACTATCAAAACGATGTCCGAACTTGACGTAACGGGGACGGATTTAGTGAATTGGCGTCAAGAAAAACCAGGACCTTGGGTCAAAGCATACCTGGAAATGATCGTGAAGGCGGTCTTGGATGGAGAATTAAGAAATGATAAAGAAGAAATAATGAGGTGGCTCGTGAAATGCAATCTGAGTTAA